A single Henriciella sp. AS95 DNA region contains:
- a CDS encoding YHS domain-containing (seleno)protein, whose product MLKTLAVALAMSVSAATFAAPAHADKSPIYTGPFSDTAVQGHDVVAYFTEGKPVKGSNDFTTKYQGATFKFSSAENLAAFKADPARYAPQYGGYCAWAVAEGKTAKGDADHWKIVDGKLYLNYNKKIQERWELDQAKFIVNADTNWPEVLK is encoded by the coding sequence ATGCTCAAGACCCTCGCCGTCGCGCTCGCTATGAGTGTGTCCGCCGCCACCTTCGCTGCGCCAGCCCATGCCGACAAGTCGCCCATCTATACCGGCCCCTTCTCTGACACCGCCGTTCAGGGCCATGATGTCGTCGCCTATTTCACAGAGGGAAAACCGGTGAAGGGGTCGAACGACTTCACCACTAAATATCAGGGCGCCACATTCAAGTTTTCGAGCGCTGAAAACCTCGCCGCCTTCAAGGCGGATCCGGCCAGATACGCCCCTCAATATGGCGGCTATTGCGCCTGGGCCGTGGCCGAAGGAAAGACCGCGAAAGGCGATGCCGACCACTGGAAAATCGTCGATGGAAAACTTTACCTCAACTATAATAAAAAAATTCAGGAACGCTGGGAACTAGATCAGGCGAAGTTCATTGTTAATGCAGATACAAACTGGCCGGAGGTTCTGAAGTAA
- a CDS encoding type II secretion system F family protein, whose amino-acid sequence MEAFAQSLGDPGTIASILAAVAMFATITSVMLPALKGDKLETRLKQVTSQREKLRKANRAALEKKGLKRDDSGTISDITGRLNLQKMLEDPNVQAKLVQAGLRGPRPLAIFYFCRFILPFFGALGVFLYIFFVNDHGLSPQMKIGAVIFGLAAGFYAPNLYVSNIASKRQQSIMRAFPDALDMLLICVESGMSIEIGFAKVGAEIGTASPELAEEFQLTTAELAYLQERRQAYENLAKRTGHEGVKSVCMALMQAERYGTPLGDALRVMAKENRDMRMAEAEKKAAALPAKLTVPMILFFLPVLFLVVLGPAYIKYKEMNG is encoded by the coding sequence ATGGAAGCCTTCGCACAGTCTCTTGGAGATCCCGGTACGATCGCGTCGATCCTGGCGGCGGTCGCCATGTTCGCGACGATCACCTCCGTCATGCTTCCCGCCCTCAAGGGCGACAAGCTGGAAACACGCCTCAAACAGGTCACCTCGCAACGCGAAAAACTGCGCAAGGCAAACCGCGCCGCGCTCGAGAAAAAGGGCCTGAAGCGCGACGATTCCGGCACGATCAGCGATATCACAGGCAGGCTGAACCTGCAGAAGATGCTGGAAGACCCGAACGTTCAGGCCAAGCTGGTACAGGCCGGTCTGCGCGGCCCGCGTCCGCTGGCGATCTTCTACTTCTGCCGTTTCATTCTGCCATTCTTCGGTGCGCTGGGCGTTTTCCTCTACATCTTCTTCGTCAATGATCACGGTCTCAGCCCGCAAATGAAGATCGGTGCCGTCATCTTCGGTCTGGCTGCGGGCTTCTATGCGCCGAACCTCTACGTTTCGAACATTGCGTCCAAGCGCCAGCAATCGATCATGAGAGCCTTCCCGGACGCGCTCGACATGCTGCTCATCTGCGTGGAATCGGGCATGTCCATCGAGATCGGCTTTGCCAAGGTCGGCGCCGAAATCGGAACCGCATCGCCAGAGCTGGCCGAAGAGTTTCAGCTCACCACGGCAGAGCTCGCCTATTTGCAGGAGCGCCGGCAGGCCTATGAAAACCTGGCCAAGCGGACGGGCCATGAAGGCGTGAAATCGGTCTGTATGGCGCTCATGCAGGCCGAACGATACGGTACGCCGCTCGGTGACGCGCTGCGCGTCATGGCCAAGGAAAACCGCGACATGCGCATGGCTGAAGCCGAGAAGAAGGCCGCAGCGCTTCCGGCCAAGCTGACCGTGCCGATGATCCTGTTCTTCCTGCCAGTTCTCTTCCTGGTCGTCCTCGGCCCGGCCTACATCAAGTACAAGGAAATGAACGGATAA
- a CDS encoding CpaF family protein → MAFGKRSAAAPATAPTSRPAPKPAAPSAPKSEAKKPAPPPLPATKPKTGPDGKPVALKPPTDMQPEKVHKVDTRSEEYYATKTTIFNALIDTIDLGQLAQLDAESAREEIRDIVVEIISIKNVVMSISEQERLLDDICNDVLGYGPLEPLLARDDIADIMVNGADTTYIEVNGKIERTNIRFRDNAQLMNICQRIVSQVGRRVDESSPICDARLLDGSRVNVIAPPLAIDGPTLTIRKFKKDKLRLQDLVNFGSISEAGAEILRIIGHARCNVLISGGTGSGKTTLLNCLTGFIEPGERVITCEDSAELQLQQPHVVRLETRPPNIEGSGEISMRDLVKNCLRMRPERIIVGEVRGPEAFDLLQAMNTGHDGSMGTLHANSPREALSRVESMITMGGFSLPAKTIREMIVGSIDVVVQASRLRDGSRRIMCVTEVMGLEGDTIVLQDVLKFEIDGEDDDGKVKGRHRGTGIGRPRFWERASYYNLEGDLARAIDALEA, encoded by the coding sequence ATGGCATTTGGCAAACGTTCAGCAGCTGCACCAGCGACCGCGCCGACATCGCGACCGGCGCCGAAACCTGCTGCGCCGAGTGCGCCCAAATCTGAAGCCAAAAAACCGGCGCCGCCACCACTGCCGGCGACCAAGCCGAAAACCGGACCTGATGGCAAGCCCGTCGCCCTGAAGCCGCCGACAGACATGCAGCCGGAGAAGGTTCACAAGGTCGATACCCGCTCTGAAGAGTATTACGCGACGAAGACCACCATCTTCAACGCACTGATCGACACGATTGACCTTGGCCAGCTGGCCCAGCTCGACGCTGAAAGCGCGCGTGAGGAAATCCGCGACATCGTCGTCGAAATCATCAGCATCAAGAATGTCGTGATGTCGATCTCCGAGCAGGAGCGCCTGCTCGACGATATCTGTAACGACGTTCTGGGCTATGGCCCGCTCGAGCCGCTCCTGGCGCGCGACGACATCGCCGATATCATGGTGAACGGTGCCGACACGACCTATATCGAAGTCAACGGCAAGATCGAACGGACCAATATCCGCTTCCGCGACAACGCCCAGCTGATGAACATCTGTCAGCGGATCGTGTCGCAGGTCGGCCGCCGCGTCGATGAAAGCTCACCGATCTGTGACGCGCGTCTGCTTGATGGCTCTCGTGTGAACGTGATTGCGCCGCCGCTCGCCATTGACGGCCCGACGCTCACCATTCGTAAGTTTAAAAAGGACAAGCTGCGCCTTCAGGACCTCGTCAATTTCGGGTCCATCTCCGAGGCAGGCGCCGAGATCCTCCGCATTATCGGCCATGCGCGCTGTAACGTCCTTATTTCCGGCGGTACCGGCTCAGGCAAGACGACGCTTCTCAACTGTCTCACAGGCTTCATCGAGCCAGGCGAGCGCGTCATCACTTGCGAAGACTCCGCTGAACTTCAGCTGCAGCAGCCGCACGTTGTGCGCCTCGAAACGCGCCCGCCCAATATTGAGGGCTCGGGTGAAATCTCGATGCGCGACCTTGTGAAGAACTGTCTGCGTATGCGCCCTGAGCGGATTATCGTCGGCGAGGTTCGCGGGCCCGAAGCGTTTGACCTTCTTCAGGCCATGAACACGGGCCATGACGGCTCAATGGGCACGCTGCACGCCAACAGCCCGCGCGAAGCCCTCAGCCGTGTGGAATCCATGATCACAATGGGCGGCTTTTCGTTGCCGGCCAAAACCATCCGTGAAATGATCGTCGGCTCGATTGACGTTGTCGTTCAGGCCTCGCGTCTGCGGGACGGGTCCCGCCGCATCATGTGTGTGACCGAAGTCATGGGCCTGGAAGGCGACACGATCGTCCTGCAGGACGTGCTCAAATTCGAGATCGATGGCGAAGATGATGATGGCAAGGTCAAAGGCCGTCACCGCGGCACCGGTATTGGTCGTCCGCGCTTCTGGGAGCGCGCCTCGTACTACAATCTGGAAGGTGATCTCGCCAGGGCCATCGACGCGTTGGAGGCCTAG
- a CDS encoding type II secretion system F family protein has translation MNQDLLIYVVGGLAFLAMAGIGLAFTGGSNEAATKRARQIKAGASGAKGRGDVQDINSQRKRQTQQMLKKLRKQDEERRKSLIPQDIKSKLVQAGLSMPVEAFWIGSAVLGVLVAALTFVSGAEGPPPIAGIEIKSRPAMIAIAAFVGFIGIPRFILGFLTKGRHKKMTAQFADAIDIIVRGVKSGLPLAECLRIIARESPDPLGSEFKTLTDNIQMGTNLDRALQQFFKRVPLPEVNFFVIVLTIQSKSGGNLSEALGNLSKVIRERKMMREKIKAMSSEAKASAGIIASLPFAVGLMVYMTTPAYIMELFLTSTGHMILFMAVCLMFTGVTVMKRMISFDI, from the coding sequence ATGAACCAGGATTTGCTCATCTACGTCGTCGGCGGTCTCGCATTCCTCGCAATGGCCGGCATCGGCCTCGCCTTTACGGGCGGCTCGAATGAAGCGGCGACCAAGCGGGCCAGACAGATCAAGGCGGGCGCGTCCGGCGCCAAGGGCCGCGGCGATGTGCAGGACATCAACTCCCAGCGCAAGCGCCAGACGCAACAGATGCTCAAAAAGCTGCGCAAGCAGGATGAAGAGCGCCGAAAGTCCCTGATCCCGCAGGACATCAAGTCAAAGCTTGTACAGGCTGGCCTCTCCATGCCGGTCGAAGCGTTCTGGATCGGGTCGGCTGTTCTGGGCGTGCTTGTCGCTGCCCTCACTTTCGTTTCCGGTGCCGAGGGGCCGCCGCCGATCGCTGGTATCGAGATCAAGTCGCGCCCGGCAATGATCGCCATTGCGGCCTTTGTCGGCTTTATCGGTATTCCGCGCTTCATTCTCGGTTTCCTGACCAAGGGCCGCCACAAGAAGATGACCGCGCAGTTCGCCGATGCCATCGATATCATCGTGCGCGGTGTGAAATCGGGTCTTCCGCTGGCCGAATGTCTGCGCATCATCGCCAGGGAGAGCCCGGACCCGCTCGGATCCGAGTTCAAGACGCTCACCGACAACATCCAGATGGGCACCAATCTGGACCGCGCCCTTCAGCAATTCTTCAAGCGCGTGCCGCTGCCGGAAGTGAACTTCTTCGTCATCGTGCTGACCATCCAGTCCAAGTCTGGCGGTAACCTCTCCGAAGCGCTCGGCAATCTGTCCAAGGTTATCCGTGAGCGGAAGATGATGCGTGAGAAGATCAAGGCCATGTCTTCAGAAGCCAAGGCCTCCGCGGGCATCATTGCCTCGCTACCCTTCGCCGTGGGCCTCATGGTCTACATGACTACGCCAGCCTACATCATGGAGCTGTTCCTGACTTCGACAGGACACATGATCCTGTTCATGGCGGTCTGCCTCATGTTCACCGGTGTCACGGTCATGAAGCGCATGATCAGCTTCGACATCTAG
- a CDS encoding DUF885 domain-containing protein translates to MRIGLTALALVLAACGPTATETTDPSSSETSTETSATETAEPTAEEVETETAALNEWFDEKYEEQLMMSPIQLTFIGRKDRYGEIDDMSVEAMKEQLAWKAASVEEMKSTFDYDKLTPEAKNSWDIWEYQYDLQKEGMDYLYNGFTFDQMNGPQAFIATFLIQFHRVDTLEDMEAYISRIREAGRAGGQLLEHAKTASEKGVQTPDFALEGVIDQSRKIITGAPFTDGEPSDIWADIQSEVSTLQEADKIDDEQAETLLADAKAALLEDFEPGYQAIIDWAEGELETAPSNPSGVGTTQPNGQDYYNYRLRASTTTDMTADEIHQIGLDEVERLHAEMEKIKDDYGFDGTLQEFFTFLRESKDNRDLYYEDNDAGAEAYIADATAAIENIKTMLPDYFGILPKADLIVKRVEPFREQDGAAQHYFSGTPDGSRPGIYYAHLSDMTAMPKRELEVIAYHEGLPGHHMQISIAQEIEDLPQFRTQAGFTAYSEGWGLYSEWLAKEMDGTYVDPISDFGRLGSEIWRAIRLVVDTGLHSKGWTEEEAFEYFVNNAAVTEAQARSEIQRYIVMPGQATAYKIGMLKIQELRRDAEAELGDDFDIKAFHDTILGGGAMPLEILERRVDQWIADVKAENADTAEPAETEPAE, encoded by the coding sequence ATGCGTATTGGCCTTACCGCCCTTGCTTTGGTTCTCGCGGCCTGCGGCCCGACCGCAACCGAAACCACCGACCCGTCCAGCAGCGAAACTTCGACTGAAACCTCGGCGACCGAAACAGCCGAGCCAACGGCCGAAGAGGTTGAGACCGAAACCGCTGCGCTGAATGAGTGGTTCGACGAGAAATACGAAGAGCAGCTGATGATGAGCCCGATCCAGCTCACTTTCATCGGCCGCAAGGACCGTTACGGCGAAATCGACGACATGTCGGTCGAGGCCATGAAAGAGCAGCTAGCCTGGAAGGCCGCCTCCGTCGAGGAAATGAAATCGACCTTCGACTATGACAAGCTGACGCCCGAAGCGAAGAACTCCTGGGACATCTGGGAATACCAGTACGACCTCCAGAAAGAGGGAATGGACTACCTCTATAACGGCTTCACCTTCGACCAGATGAATGGCCCGCAAGCCTTCATCGCCACCTTCCTGATCCAGTTCCACCGTGTCGATACGCTGGAAGACATGGAAGCGTACATCTCCCGGATCCGGGAAGCCGGACGCGCTGGCGGCCAGTTGCTCGAGCACGCAAAAACCGCCTCGGAAAAAGGCGTCCAGACGCCTGACTTTGCGCTGGAAGGCGTCATCGACCAGTCCCGCAAGATCATCACGGGCGCGCCCTTCACCGACGGTGAGCCATCCGACATCTGGGCCGACATCCAGAGCGAAGTGTCCACCCTGCAGGAAGCCGACAAGATCGACGATGAGCAGGCCGAAACCCTGCTCGCCGATGCCAAGGCAGCCCTTCTTGAGGACTTTGAGCCCGGCTACCAGGCCATCATCGACTGGGCAGAGGGTGAGCTTGAGACCGCGCCGTCCAATCCGAGCGGTGTCGGCACGACCCAGCCCAATGGCCAGGACTATTACAATTACCGCCTGCGCGCCTCGACCACGACGGACATGACCGCCGACGAGATCCATCAGATCGGCCTTGATGAAGTCGAGCGCCTCCATGCTGAAATGGAGAAGATCAAGGACGATTACGGCTTTGATGGCACCCTGCAGGAATTCTTCACTTTCCTGCGTGAAAGCAAAGACAATCGTGACCTCTATTATGAGGACAATGATGCCGGCGCTGAGGCCTATATTGCCGATGCGACGGCCGCCATCGAGAACATCAAGACGATGCTGCCTGACTATTTCGGCATCCTGCCGAAAGCCGACCTCATCGTGAAGCGCGTGGAGCCTTTCCGTGAGCAGGACGGGGCCGCCCAGCACTATTTCAGTGGCACGCCGGATGGCTCGCGCCCGGGCATCTACTACGCTCACCTCTCCGACATGACCGCCATGCCGAAGCGTGAGCTGGAAGTGATCGCCTATCATGAGGGCCTTCCGGGTCACCACATGCAGATCTCCATTGCGCAGGAGATCGAGGACTTGCCGCAATTCCGCACCCAGGCCGGCTTCACCGCCTATTCCGAAGGCTGGGGCCTCTATTCAGAGTGGCTCGCCAAGGAAATGGACGGCACCTATGTCGACCCGATTTCCGATTTCGGCCGTCTCGGCTCTGAAATCTGGCGCGCGATCCGCCTCGTCGTCGATACCGGCCTGCACTCAAAAGGCTGGACCGAGGAAGAAGCCTTCGAATACTTCGTCAACAATGCCGCTGTCACCGAGGCTCAGGCCCGCTCTGAAATCCAGCGCTATATCGTGATGCCGGGGCAGGCGACTGCCTACAAGATCGGTATGCTGAAGATCCAGGAGCTGCGCCGCGACGCCGAAGCCGAACTCGGCGATGATTTCGACATCAAGGCCTTCCACGACACCATCCTCGGCGGCGGCGCCATGCCACTCGAAATCCTCGAACGCCGCGTCGACCAGTGGATCGCTGACGTGAAGGCCGAGAACGCCGACACAGCAGAGCCCGCCGAAACGGAACCGGCTGAGTAA
- a CDS encoding LysR family transcriptional regulator: MDRLDAMRLFLRVADTGSFSKAALDLGIGQPTVSRRVQDLETQLGADLFLRTTRALSLTEAGEKFYDRARSILEDFEEAEAEVRGLKNDAVGQLRISVPHSLSRVVIAPALTSFMKRYPDLTLDVISDDTYTDIVQEGVDLAFRLGELSDSSLMAKRISASARRLFASPIYAAQVKNLTRPSELDPTDALHLRHKNLGAEWQLTHAATGDTETLRVHGRLRASSGDMLIQAAQDAMGYILSPDWLVCEKVRSGDLVQIFEDWEAPLLPLHVVWSGGNLKGKTKLLADYIAEAMKATELREPEKV, encoded by the coding sequence ATGGACCGACTTGATGCGATGCGGCTTTTCCTGCGGGTGGCCGATACGGGGAGTTTTTCAAAGGCGGCGCTGGACCTGGGCATCGGGCAGCCGACCGTGTCGCGCCGGGTGCAGGATTTGGAAACGCAACTCGGCGCGGACCTTTTCCTGCGCACGACACGGGCCCTGAGCCTGACCGAGGCCGGCGAGAAGTTCTACGATCGCGCCAGGTCGATCCTCGAAGACTTTGAGGAAGCCGAAGCCGAAGTGCGCGGCCTCAAGAATGACGCTGTGGGCCAGCTGCGGATTTCTGTGCCGCACTCGCTTTCGCGGGTGGTCATCGCCCCAGCCCTGACGAGCTTCATGAAGCGCTATCCGGACCTCACTCTCGATGTGATCTCTGACGATACGTATACCGACATCGTGCAGGAAGGCGTCGACCTTGCCTTCCGGCTGGGCGAGCTGTCGGATTCCAGCCTGATGGCGAAGCGGATTTCAGCGTCTGCGCGCCGGCTATTCGCCTCGCCGATCTATGCCGCGCAGGTCAAAAACCTGACGCGGCCGAGCGAGCTTGACCCGACTGACGCGCTGCATCTTCGGCACAAGAATCTTGGCGCCGAGTGGCAGCTGACCCATGCGGCGACCGGGGATACTGAAACACTGCGCGTGCATGGGCGTCTGCGCGCTTCATCCGGCGACATGCTGATCCAGGCCGCACAGGACGCGATGGGCTATATCCTCTCGCCGGACTGGCTGGTCTGCGAAAAGGTCCGCTCCGGCGATCTGGTCCAGATCTTCGAGGATTGGGAAGCGCCGCTGTTGCCGCTGCATGTCGTCTGGTCCGGCGGCAATCTGAAAGGCAAGACGAAGCTGCTGGCGGACTATATCGCCGAGGCGATGAAAGCGACCGAATTGAGAGAACCGGAAAAGGTCTGA
- a CDS encoding YqaE/Pmp3 family membrane protein, which yields MDIIRIIFSVLIPPLGVFLQVGIGAQFWLNILLTLLGYIPGLIHAVWIIAKE from the coding sequence ATGGATATTATCCGCATTATCTTTTCCGTGCTCATTCCACCGCTCGGCGTATTCCTGCAGGTCGGTATCGGCGCGCAATTCTGGCTCAATATCCTGCTGACGCTGCTCGGCTATATTCCGGGCCTCATCCATGCGGTGTGGATCATCGCGAAGGAATAA
- a CDS encoding porin family protein encodes MSKTLALAATLSLLASPAVAEGWYADAGYQFISIDEDGVDADLGAITGHLGYNFNEYVSVEGEAGVGVQDETIDTFVGDVDVELNYVVGAYLRGELPISDRATLFARAGAVNAEIEVSIAGFNDSGSDTGIGYGAGGEFMVGPDFGFRGEYTRYDIEDLEADAFTIAAVWKF; translated from the coding sequence ATGTCCAAAACTCTAGCACTTGCAGCGACGCTTTCGCTCCTCGCCAGCCCCGCCGTGGCCGAAGGTTGGTATGCCGATGCCGGCTACCAGTTCATCTCCATTGACGAGGATGGCGTGGACGCTGACCTCGGCGCCATCACCGGTCACCTCGGCTACAACTTCAACGAGTACGTCTCGGTTGAGGGTGAAGCTGGCGTTGGCGTACAGGACGAAACGATCGACACCTTCGTCGGCGATGTTGATGTGGAGCTGAACTATGTCGTGGGTGCGTATCTGCGCGGCGAACTGCCGATCAGCGATCGCGCAACGCTGTTCGCGCGCGCTGGCGCCGTGAATGCGGAAATCGAGGTCTCGATTGCTGGCTTCAACGATAGCGGCAGCGACACGGGCATCGGCTATGGTGCCGGCGGCGAGTTCATGGTCGGGCCGGACTTCGGCTTCCGCGGCGAATATACCCGCTACGACATCGAAGATCTCGAAGCAGACGCCTTCACCATCGCAGCTGTCTGGAAATTCTAG
- a CDS encoding AAA family ATPase, with the protein MSKENALFEEDFDLEFDDSPDATAEQLVDQLTGPVDAPYKELEEGVELPPMSMAHGGDRAIPAISILAFYENDSSRDMIEKVAADRRMQNASLEVMSGGIPAAIEHLSHNATPNLLIVESSASSGTMVNQIDELAGQCEEGVQVMVIGATNDISLYRQLVARGVDEYLVPPIEPVQMVRAIGNMFTDPDAPFVGKSISVIGAKGGVGSSTIAHNLAWALAENARVNTSLVDLDLSFGTTSLDFNHETQQTIADALMAPERADDAVIGRLLAKATDRLSLFTAPASVNQLMDIDAEAYSTVIEGVRRLMPFVVLDLPHGWSQWIYNTLVGSDEVILVCQPDLASLRNGKNMLDQLKSQRPNDNPPRLIINMAGVPKRPEIPVKDFASAMGAEPEVILPFDPQLFGTASNKGQMISEADPQAKPSLAIDHLAAMLSGRETSQPQKSLLKKLLGK; encoded by the coding sequence ATGAGTAAAGAGAACGCACTCTTCGAAGAAGACTTCGACCTGGAATTCGATGACTCGCCAGACGCGACCGCCGAGCAACTTGTCGACCAGCTTACCGGTCCGGTTGATGCTCCGTATAAGGAGCTGGAAGAAGGGGTGGAGCTGCCGCCAATGTCGATGGCACATGGCGGTGACCGGGCGATCCCGGCCATCTCGATCCTGGCCTTCTACGAGAACGACTCAAGCCGCGACATGATCGAGAAGGTCGCCGCTGACCGGCGGATGCAAAATGCATCGCTCGAAGTCATGTCCGGCGGCATTCCGGCCGCCATCGAGCATCTCTCGCATAACGCCACGCCAAACCTCCTGATCGTTGAATCCTCGGCTTCTTCCGGCACCATGGTCAATCAGATTGATGAGCTTGCCGGTCAGTGCGAAGAGGGCGTGCAGGTCATGGTGATCGGCGCGACCAACGACATTTCGCTCTACCGCCAGCTTGTCGCCCGCGGCGTTGATGAATACCTCGTGCCGCCTATCGAGCCGGTCCAGATGGTCCGCGCCATCGGCAATATGTTCACCGATCCGGATGCGCCATTCGTTGGCAAATCGATCTCGGTGATCGGTGCCAAGGGCGGCGTCGGCTCCTCCACCATCGCGCACAATCTCGCCTGGGCCCTAGCGGAAAATGCCCGCGTGAATACCTCGCTGGTCGATCTCGATCTCTCCTTCGGCACCACATCGCTCGACTTCAACCACGAGACCCAGCAGACCATCGCTGATGCGCTCATGGCCCCTGAGCGCGCTGATGACGCCGTGATCGGACGCCTGCTGGCCAAGGCCACAGACCGGCTGTCGCTGTTCACCGCGCCGGCCAGCGTGAACCAGCTGATGGATATCGACGCTGAGGCCTATTCCACCGTCATCGAAGGCGTTCGCCGCCTTATGCCGTTTGTTGTGCTCGATCTGCCGCATGGCTGGTCGCAGTGGATCTACAATACGCTCGTCGGCTCCGATGAGGTCATTCTGGTCTGCCAGCCGGACCTTGCTTCCCTGCGCAACGGCAAGAACATGCTGGACCAGCTGAAGTCACAGCGTCCGAACGACAATCCGCCGCGCCTGATCATCAATATGGCCGGTGTTCCAAAACGTCCGGAAATTCCGGTGAAGGACTTCGCATCGGCCATGGGTGCCGAGCCGGAAGTCATTCTGCCTTTCGACCCGCAGCTCTTCGGCACGGCGTCGAACAAGGGGCAGATGATCTCTGAAGCCGACCCGCAGGCCAAGCCTTCGCTCGCAATTGATCATCTCGCGGCGATGCTGTCGGGCCGCGAGACCTCACAGCCACAGAAATCCCTGCTCAAGAAACTTCTCGGAAAGTAA
- a CDS encoding leucyl aminopeptidase family protein, with the protein MHNAFIAAASSAAKVHLVRPAGWEEVSKALPESVVHLASANDFTGKSGELVVSGGADGARDHVLYGLGEAVDALAVAGLSAKLPEGDYQIETDGGLPLAHIAAGWADGAYRFDRYLKDKASPPRLVIGEDKDADALDREAAAVSLLRDLINTPAQDMGPSGIEAAVRQIAEDHGADVVVTEGDALLEQNYPMIHAVGRAAPEAPRLIELTWGNPDHPELALVGKGVAFDTGGLNLKTGNYMRLMKKDMGGSAHVIALSKLVMSSNLPVRLKLYVPAVENAVDGNAFRPGDVLSTRKGLTVEIDNTDAEGRLILGDALTRACESDPDLLIDFATLTGAARVAVGPDLAPFYTDDGDLVDAINAAGAVSGDPVWRMPLWDPYKSMLKSSIADMQNAGGSFAGSITAAIFLKQFVDARRWVHLDVWGWRLGKYGRPEGGAACGLRAMWTMLRTRYA; encoded by the coding sequence ATGCATAACGCTTTCATCGCCGCCGCTTCATCTGCCGCCAAGGTTCATCTCGTGCGCCCAGCAGGCTGGGAGGAGGTCTCGAAGGCGCTGCCGGAAAGCGTCGTCCATCTCGCCAGTGCGAATGATTTTACCGGCAAGTCGGGTGAGCTGGTCGTCTCCGGCGGCGCAGATGGCGCGCGAGACCATGTCCTGTACGGTCTGGGCGAGGCGGTCGACGCGCTCGCCGTCGCGGGGCTGTCGGCAAAGCTCCCCGAGGGTGATTATCAGATCGAGACCGATGGCGGCCTGCCGCTCGCCCATATTGCGGCGGGCTGGGCCGATGGCGCCTACCGCTTTGATCGCTACCTGAAGGACAAGGCCTCCCCCCCTCGCCTCGTGATCGGTGAGGACAAGGATGCCGACGCGCTCGACCGGGAAGCGGCGGCGGTCTCGCTATTGCGCGATCTCATCAACACGCCTGCCCAGGATATGGGCCCATCCGGCATCGAGGCTGCAGTGCGCCAGATCGCGGAGGATCACGGCGCTGACGTGGTCGTCACCGAGGGCGACGCGCTGCTCGAGCAGAACTATCCGATGATCCATGCGGTCGGGCGCGCCGCGCCTGAAGCCCCGCGCCTGATAGAGCTGACATGGGGCAACCCGGACCATCCAGAGCTCGCCCTTGTCGGCAAGGGCGTCGCCTTCGATACGGGCGGCCTCAATCTGAAGACGGGCAATTATATGCGCCTGATGAAGAAGGATATGGGCGGGTCGGCGCATGTCATCGCCCTGTCGAAACTCGTCATGAGCTCGAACCTTCCTGTCCGCTTGAAGCTTTACGTCCCGGCGGTTGAGAACGCCGTCGATGGCAATGCCTTCCGGCCGGGCGATGTCCTCTCGACCCGCAAGGGCCTCACCGTCGAGATCGACAATACCGATGCTGAAGGCCGTCTGATCCTCGGCGATGCGCTGACCAGGGCGTGCGAGAGCGACCCGGACCTGCTGATCGACTTTGCCACGCTGACGGGCGCGGCCCGCGTCGCCGTCGGCCCGGACCTCGCGCCGTTCTATACCGATGATGGTGACCTCGTAGACGCCATCAACGCGGCGGGCGCGGTATCGGGTGACCCGGTCTGGCGCATGCCGCTCTGGGACCCGTACAAGTCGATGCTGAAATCCTCGATTGCCGACATGCAGAACGCTGGCGGATCGTTTGCCGGCTCGATCACGGCGGCGATCTTCCTCAAGCAGTTTGTTGATGCCCGGCGCTGGGTGCACCTCGATGTCTGGGGCTGGCGCCTTGGGAAATACGGCCGTCCGGAAGGCGGCGCGGCGTGCGGGCTTCGTGCCATGTGGACGATGCTGCGCACGCGTTATGCGTGA